A single Eulemur rufifrons isolate Redbay chromosome 9, OSU_ERuf_1, whole genome shotgun sequence DNA region contains:
- the TMEM11 gene encoding transmembrane protein 11, mitochondrial isoform X2, whose translation MVSLSATDCYIVHEIYNGENAQDQFEYELEQALEAQYKYIVIEPTRIGDETARWITVGNCLHKTAVLAGTACLFTPLALPLDYSHYISLPAGVLSLACCTLYGISWQFDPCCKYQVEYDAYKLSRLPLHTLTSSTPVVLVRKDDLHRKRLHNTIALAALVYCVKKVYELYAV comes from the coding sequence GGTGAGTTTGTCGGCCACAGACTGCTACATCGTGCACGAGATCTACAATGGGGAGAACGCACAAGACCAGTTTGAGTACGAGCTGGAGCAGGCTTTGGAAGCCCAGTACAAGTACATTGTGATCGAGCCCACGCGCATCGGCGACGAGACGGCGCGCTGGATCACCGTGGGCAACTGCCTGCACAAGACGGCTGTGCTGGCGGGCACCGCCTGCCTCTTCACCCCGCTGGCGCTGCCCCTCGATTACTCCCACTACATCTCCCTGCCCGCTGGCGTGCTGAGCCTGGCCTGCTGCACCCTCTACGGCATCTCCTGGCAGTTTGACCCTTGCTGCAAGTACCAGGTGGAGTACGATGCCTATAAACTGTCCCGCCTGCCCCTGCACACGCTCACCTCCTCCACCCCAGTGGTGCTGGTCCGGAAGGACGACCTGCACAGAAAGAGACTGCACAACACGATAGCACTGGCCGCCCTGGTGTACTGTGTAAAGAAGGTTTACGAACTCTACGCCGTATGA